In Leptidea sinapis chromosome 21, ilLepSina1.1, whole genome shotgun sequence, the following proteins share a genomic window:
- the LOC126970467 gene encoding transmembrane protein 41 homolog isoform X2 translates to MSSSSLLENDQDAHQVTKTAGLSTSKALILVGIIFLSSLMILSYLYKQSPDLEEHEKKHIKLPWDLEDAKQLGLVLDRYKDKYFYQVLIGVFLVYIFLQTFAIPGSLFLSILSGFLFPFYLALLLVCCCSAIGASLCFFLSHLLGKRLVKRFFPERAAQWSITVEKHKNNLLNYMIFLRVTPFLPNWFINLTAPVIGVPLVPFALGTFIGVAPPSFVAIQAGQTLHTLTSTREAWSWTSVTILSAFALISLVPVLLKQRLREKFE, encoded by the exons atgagTAGTAGCAGTTTGTTAGAAAATGATCAAG ATGCACATCAGGTAACAAAAACCGCAGGACTGTCCACATCCAAGGCTTTGATTCTTGTTGGAATTATTTTTCTATCATCACTTATGATATTATCATATCTTTATAAACAGTCCCCAGATTTAGAGGA acatgagaagaaacATATAAAGTTACCTTGGGACCTAGAAGATGCGAAACAGTTAGGATTAGTATTGGACAGATATAAAGACAAGTATTTTTACCAAGTATTGATAGGAGTATTTTTGGTATATATTTT CTTGCAAACATTTGCAATCCCCGGATCTTTATTTTTGAGCATTCTTTCAGGATTTTTGTTTCCATTTTATTTAGCATTACTGCTTGTATGCTGTTGTTCGGCGATTGGTGCAAGTTTGTGCTTCTTTTTGTCACATTTACTTGGAAAGAGACTTGTTAAACGATTTTTTCCTGAAAGGGCAGCGCAGTGGTCCATCACTGTtgagaaacataaaaataatttgctcAATTACATGATATTTTTGAGAGTGACACCATTTTTACCAAATTGGTTTATCAATTTGACTGCACCTGTGATTGGGGTACCATTAGTCCCGTTTGCCTTGGGAACATTTATtg GTGTGGCACCTCCATCATTCGTCGCTATTCAAGCAGGCCAAACCCTTCATACGCTCACATCGACCAGAGAAGCTTGGTCTTGGACATCTGTTACAATTCTAAGTGCCTTTGCTCTTATCTCATTAGTGCCTGTTCTACTCAAGCAAAGGCTTAGAGAGAAATTCGAATAG
- the LOC126970467 gene encoding transmembrane protein 41 homolog isoform X1 — translation MSSSSLLENDQGENYIQDPSISSTATCIKPRVVYIRPEFAGLYNSPLPNAHQVTKTAGLSTSKALILVGIIFLSSLMILSYLYKQSPDLEEHEKKHIKLPWDLEDAKQLGLVLDRYKDKYFYQVLIGVFLVYIFLQTFAIPGSLFLSILSGFLFPFYLALLLVCCCSAIGASLCFFLSHLLGKRLVKRFFPERAAQWSITVEKHKNNLLNYMIFLRVTPFLPNWFINLTAPVIGVPLVPFALGTFIGVAPPSFVAIQAGQTLHTLTSTREAWSWTSVTILSAFALISLVPVLLKQRLREKFE, via the exons atgagTAGTAGCAGTTTGTTAGAAAATGATCAAGGTGAAAATTATATTCAAGATCCTTCAATTTCATCAACAGCTACCTGTATAAAACCGAGGGTTGTATACATTCGGCCCGAATTTGCTGGACTGTATAACTCCCCACTTCCAA ATGCACATCAGGTAACAAAAACCGCAGGACTGTCCACATCCAAGGCTTTGATTCTTGTTGGAATTATTTTTCTATCATCACTTATGATATTATCATATCTTTATAAACAGTCCCCAGATTTAGAGGA acatgagaagaaacATATAAAGTTACCTTGGGACCTAGAAGATGCGAAACAGTTAGGATTAGTATTGGACAGATATAAAGACAAGTATTTTTACCAAGTATTGATAGGAGTATTTTTGGTATATATTTT CTTGCAAACATTTGCAATCCCCGGATCTTTATTTTTGAGCATTCTTTCAGGATTTTTGTTTCCATTTTATTTAGCATTACTGCTTGTATGCTGTTGTTCGGCGATTGGTGCAAGTTTGTGCTTCTTTTTGTCACATTTACTTGGAAAGAGACTTGTTAAACGATTTTTTCCTGAAAGGGCAGCGCAGTGGTCCATCACTGTtgagaaacataaaaataatttgctcAATTACATGATATTTTTGAGAGTGACACCATTTTTACCAAATTGGTTTATCAATTTGACTGCACCTGTGATTGGGGTACCATTAGTCCCGTTTGCCTTGGGAACATTTATtg GTGTGGCACCTCCATCATTCGTCGCTATTCAAGCAGGCCAAACCCTTCATACGCTCACATCGACCAGAGAAGCTTGGTCTTGGACATCTGTTACAATTCTAAGTGCCTTTGCTCTTATCTCATTAGTGCCTGTTCTACTCAAGCAAAGGCTTAGAGAGAAATTCGAATAG